A part of Miscanthus floridulus cultivar M001 chromosome 6, ASM1932011v1, whole genome shotgun sequence genomic DNA contains:
- the LOC136461483 gene encoding LOW QUALITY PROTEIN: receptor-like protein kinase HSL1 (The sequence of the model RefSeq protein was modified relative to this genomic sequence to represent the inferred CDS: inserted 1 base in 1 codon) encodes MAAPTSFLPLLPFLLLLANAARALNQDGVHLLSAKRALTVPPDALADWNASHATPCAWTGVTCDDATGAVTNLSLPNLNLAGSFPAAALCRLPRLRSVDLSTNYIGPDLDPAPAALARCAALQRLDLSMNSLVGPLPDALADLPDLLYLRLDSNNFSGPIPDSFARFRKLQSLSLVYNLLGGEVPSFLGAVATLRELNLSYNPLAPGPVPATLGGLSDLRVLWLAGCNLVGSIPPSLGRLANLTDLDLSTNGLTGPIPPEITGLASALQIELYNNSLTGTIPSGFGKLQELRAIDLAMNRLDGAIPEDLFHAPRLETVHLYSNALTGPVPDSVATAPSLVELRLFANSLNGTLPADLGKNAPLVCLDVSDNAISGEIPPGVCDRGELEELLMLDNQLSGRIPEGLARCRRLRRVRLSNNRLAGDVPDAVWGLPHMSLLELNDNQLTGEISPVIAGAANLSKLVLSNNRLTGSIPSEIGSVSKLYELSADGNMLSGPLPASFGGLAELGRLVLRNNSLSGQLLRGIQSWKKLSELNLADNGFTGSIPPELGDLPVLNYLDLSGNELTGEVPMQLENLKLNXIHVSNNQLRGPLPPQYATETYRNSFLGNPGLCGEIAGLCANSDGRSRNRGSGFAWMMRSIFMFAAVILVAGVAWFYWRYRSFSKSKLRADRSKWTLTSFHMLSFSEYEILDCLDEDNVIGSGASGKVYKAVLSNREVVAVKKLWSTAVKKDIENGAGAEEGSAADNSFEAEVRTLGKIRHKNIVKLWCCCTHKDCKLLVYEYMPNGSLGDVLHSSKAGLLDWATRYKVALDAAEGLSYLHHDCVPAIVHRDVKSNNILLDAEFSARVADFGVAKVVEGTGRAAMSMSVIAGSCGYIAPEYAYTLRVNEKSDTYSFGVVLLELVTGKPPVDPEFGEKDLVKWVCSTMEQKGVEHVLDSRLDMGFKEEIVRVLNIGLLCASSLPINRPAMRRVVKMLQEVRVGAAAAEPGRPHPSRVVDRDGKLSPYYYEDASDQGSSV; translated from the exons ATGGCTGCCCCTACctccttcctccccctcctgcccttcctcctcctcctcgccaatGCCGCTCGGGCGCTCAACCAGGACGGCGTCCACCTGCTCTCCGCCAAGCGCGCGCTCACCGTGCCGCCGGACGCGCTCGCCGACTGGAACGCGAGCCACGCCACGCCCTGCGCCTGGACGGGCGTCACCTGCGACGACGCCACCGGCGCCGTCACCAACCTCTCCCTCCCCAACCTCAACCTCGCCGGCTCCTTCCCGGCCGCCGCGCTCTGCCGCCTCCCGCGCCTGCGCTCCGTCGACCTCAGCACCAACTACATCGGGCCCGACCTCGACCCCGCCCCCGCCGCGCTCGCCCGCTGCGCCGCCCTGCAGCGCCTCGACCTCTCCATGAACTCGCTCGTCGGCCCGCTCCCCGACGCGCTCGCCGACCTCCCGGATCTCCTCTACCTCAGACTCGACAGCAACAACTTCTCCGGGCCCATCCCGGACTCCTTCGCCCGATTCAGGAAGCTCCAGTCGCTCTCCCTCGTCTACAACCTGCTCGGCGGCGAGGTCCCGTCTTTCCTCGGCGCCGTCGCCACGCTCCGGGAGCTCAACCTCTCCTACAACCCCTTGGCGCCGGGGCCCGTGCCGGCCACGCTCGGCGGCCTCTCGGACCTGCGCGTGCTGTGGCTCGCCGGCTGCAACCTCGTCGGCTCCATCCCGCCGTCCCTCGGCCGCCTCGCCAACCTCACCGACCTCGACCTGTCCACCAACGGGCTCACCGGCCCGATACCGCCGGAGATCACGGGCCTCGCCAGCGCGCTCCAGATCGAGCTCTACAACAACTCGCTCACGGGAACCATCCCCAGCGGCTTCGGCAAGCTGCAGGAGCTCAGGGCCATCGATTTGGCCATGAACCGCCTCGACGGCGCCATCCCGGAGGACCTCTTCCACGCGCCCAGGCTCGAGACCGTGCACCTCTACTCCAACGCGCTCACGGGGCCCGTGCCGGACTCGGTGGCCACGGCGCCGTCGCTCGTCGAGCTCCGCCTCTTCGCCAACAGCCTCAACGGTACGCTGCCCGCCGACCTCGGCAAGAACGCGCCGCTCGTGTGCCTCGACGTCTCCGACAACGCCATCTCCGGCGAGATCCCCCCGGGGGTATGCGACCGCGGCGAGCTCGAGGAGCTGCTCATGCTCGACAACCAGCTGTCTGGCCGCATCCCCGAGGGGCTCGCCCGCTGCCGGAGGCTGCGCCGGGTCCGCCTCTCCAACAACAGGCTCGCCGGGGACGTGCCCGACGCCGTCTGGGGCCTGCCCCACATGTCGCTTCTCGAGCTCAACGACAACCAGCTCACCGGGGAGATCTCCCCGGTCATCGCCGGCGCCGCCAACCTGTCCAAGCTGGTGCTGTCCAACAACCGTCTGACGGGGAGCATCCCGTCAGAGATCGGGTCGGTGTCCAAGCTCTACGAGCTGTCGGCCGACGGCAACATGCTGTCTGGCCCGCTGCCGGCCTCGTTTGGCGGCCTGGCTGAGCTCGGCCGCCTCGTGCTACGCAATAATTCGCTGTCCGGTCAGTTGCTTCGGGGGATCCAATCGTGGAAGAAGCTCAGCGAGCTCAACCTCGCGGACAATGGCTTCACTGGCTCCATACCACCGGAGCTCGGTGACCTGCCGGTGCTCAACTACCTTGACCTCTCCGGCAACGAGCTCACCGGCGAGGTACCGATGCAGCTGGAGAACCTGAAGCTGA CAATTCATGTCTCCAACAACCAGCTGCGTGGCCCGCTGCCGCCGCAGTATGCCACGGAGACGTACCGCAACAGTTTCTTGGGCAACCCTGGGCTGTGTGGAGAGATCGCCGGTTTATGTGCCAACTCAGATGGAAGGTCAAGGAACCGCGGCTCTGGCTTCGCCTGGATGATGCGCTCCATCTTCATGTTTGCAGCTGTCATCCTGGTCGCTGGAGTCGCGTGGTTCTACTGGCGGTACCGGAGCTTCAGCAAATCAAAGCTGCGCGCCGACCGCTCCAAATGGACATTGACGTCCTTCCACATGCTCTCATTCAGCGAGTACGAGATCCTTGATTGCCTCGACGAGGACAACGTCATTGGCAGCGGTGCGTCCGGGAAGGTGTACAAGGCCGTGTTGAGCAACCgtgaggtggtggcggtgaagaagcTGTGGAGCACGGCGGTCAAGAAGGATATCGAGAACGGCGCCGGCGCCGAGGAGGGCTCTGCTGCCGACAACAGCTTTGAGGCCGAAGTGAGGACGCTGGGCAAGATCCGGCACAAGAACATCGTCAAGCTCTGGTGCTGCTGCACGCACAAGGACTGCAAGCTGCTGGTGTACGAGTACATGCCCAACGGCAGCCTCGGGGACGTGCTGCACAGCAGCAAGGCGGGCTTGCTGGACTGGGCGACGCGGTATAAGGTTGCGCTGGATGCGGCGGAGGGGCTGTCCTACCTCCACCACGACTGTGTCCCGGCCATCGTCCACCGGGACGTGAAGTCGAACAACATCCTCCTGGACGCGGAATTCAGTGCCCGTGTGGCAGATTTCGGAGTGGCCAAGGTGGTGGAGGGGACCGGGCGCGCGGCCATGTCCATGTCGGTGATCGCCGGCTCCTGTGGTTACATTGCGCCTG AGTATGCATACACGCTGCGCGTGAACGAGAAGAGCGACACGTACAGCTTCGGCGTGGTGCTGCTGGAGCTGGTGACGGGGAAGCCGCCGGTGGACCCGGAGTTTGGGGAGAAGGACCTGGTGAAGTGGGTGTGCAGCACGATGGAGCAGAAGGGCGTGGAGCACGTCCTGGACAGCAGGCTAGACATGGGGTTCAAGGAGGAGATTGTCCGGGTGCTCAACATCGGGCTCCTGTGCGCGAGCTCGCTGCCGATCAACCGGCCGGCGATGCGGAGGGTGGTGAAGATGCTGCAGGAGGTGCGGgtgggcgccgcggcggcggagcCGGGCAGGCCGCATCCGTCGCGGGTGGTGGACAGGGACGGGAAGCTGTCGCCGTACTACTACGAGGACGCGTCGGACCAAGGGAGTAGCGTGTAA